The sequence CCTTCGTTGCGGCACTGCATCAGCAGGGTCTGCACGATGGCCGAACCCGTCCGGTCGGCAATGTAGCAGGTGCGGTTCGCGCTCGCACCCCCGAAAGGACGCTGTGCGAACGCCCCCGATTCGTCCGTATCGAAACCGACCCCCATCTCACCGAGTTCCTGTACGATCTCGGGCGCCTGGGCGCACATCTTGCGGATATTCCCGAGGTGGGCCAGTCCGTCCGAACCGTCGAAGGTATCATTGACGTGACGCTCGACCGAATCGTATTCGCTGACGTTGATGACGGCGTTGATCCCCCCCGACGCTACGGCGGAGTTGGAACGGAACGGATTGCTCTTGGTAAGGACCGCGACGTGGCAGCCCGCGCGTTTGGCAAAAAGTGCTGCATGCAAACCTGCGATCCCGCTTCCGACGACGATCACATCATACAGCATACTCGCCCTTTACGACCTTGTTCATCGTCTCCTTGGGAAGCTGCGGCACATAGGCCAGCAGCAGATTGTCCTCGACATGCTGCGGATCAACGGCGCCGAAGAGCGCACTCAGGATCCCGCCGGAACGGGCGAACTGCAGTGCACTGATAATATCGGTGAGTTCGCCGGTGCCCATCATCTCGGCCAGACGGATGTCGAACTTGCCCTTGAAGAGGTTCATCTGCAGCAGCGACGACGCCGCGAAACACTGCAGGCCGTACCCGTACGCCGCCTGCAGCAGCGTGTAATAACGGCCGTCCGGTCCCTTCTGGTTGGCATAGGTATACGCATGCGTTTTGGCGAGGTTGAACGGGATCTCGAGATAGCGCAGGTGGTGTTCCGGCCCTCCGACCTCTTCGGCGATGGTGACGATGTCCTTGAGGCTGAGATACTCCGTGTGCCCCATCTCGTATAAAAAGCCGTTCCATGCCGCGATACCGTAGTGGCGGATCTTGCCTTCGGCCACCAACGCTTCAAAGAGCTTGAACGCCTCTGCGATGCGCAGGCGGAGCGTCATATAGTCCACGTACCCCAGCTGGGTCTCCGGATTATGGAGGAAGAGCGCGTCGAGCGTCTCGACGCCCAGGTTCTTGAGCGACGTCTCAACGCTCCAGCGCAGGAATTTCGGGTTCATGCAGTGCTGGTCGA is a genomic window of Sulfurimonas sp. HSL1-2 containing:
- a CDS encoding aldo/keto reductase, with the protein product MATYATKEGTFGYLKQFPKFSRDFYRFNGEAFLSSMGLGTFRKEPYREENYVLNYKDAVKMAVQNGINVIDTAINYRYQMSEREIGEALAELFAEGKATREQLFITSKAGFIPLDFPFPDPYDWIKTNMLDAGLAAKDDIVVDQHCMNPKFLRWSVETSLKNLGVETLDALFLHNPETQLGYVDYMTLRLRIAEAFKLFEALVAEGKIRHYGIAAWNGFLYEMGHTEYLSLKDIVTIAEEVGGPEHHLRYLEIPFNLAKTHAYTYANQKGPDGRYYTLLQAAYGYGLQCFAASSLLQMNLFKGKFDIRLAEMMGTGELTDIISALQFARSGGILSALFGAVDPQHVEDNLLLAYVPQLPKETMNKVVKGEYAV